Sequence from the Argentina anserina chromosome 7, drPotAnse1.1, whole genome shotgun sequence genome:
AAGATCAAGGAtgatatgaaattatgaaGGACATTGCAGTAACCTGAAGTCACATAGTAGGAAGTGAAAGCAGATCTGAGCAGACTATTCAATTTTGTAACAATATACTAATCCAGTCTTCATAAGTCGTCCCAGTATCCGCATTAGTAATCACTAAATCACCAATCAGAACACCGAACTGTCCATTCTTATCAAAAAGTATCAAGACTCCAGTTCAGTAGCTTCATAATTACTTTGTACTCCAACAAGCTTATACAAGAAATGGGGACTTTTGGCATGGCAGTCACTTGACTTCTGGTCTAATAATTAAGTACTCCTATCTACTACATGTCAATTTCTACACAAGCCAAAATTACTAGAATTATTGAAACCCAGAGAACAGGAAAATGAGACGTTAAGAGGGAAAATAGATTCAGAACAATGATGGAGATGGAAGAATGTATGTTCGGTATATAGTCTGGATTATGAACACCCCACACTAGCGCACAGAGTACAAAAGACGCAACACCTGTGAATTTAAGTACATGTCTCAAATTATTTACCACATATCTATACTGTGTTAGCAGCCAACTAATCAAACCTCTTTGCCCATTTCAGCAGTCATGTCCTTTAACTTCTTAATAGATGTTCACACTTTCACTTGATCTCACCTTGGTCTGCTATGGTTTGGAGCAATTCACTGCTATGGTTTAGAGCAATTCTTTAACTTTGGAATCTAACTCCTGAACAAGAGGAAACTCTTTTCTATTGTTTCATTGTAGTACGTGATCTTAGCATTCCACTGCAAAACAAACATATGGTGATGTTGATGCACAGTTAGATACTGAAATTTTCAGTTAACTAAAGATACCCTTTGTGTACCAATTATACCAGGGAAACCTGACCCTCCCACAATATGTGCTGCTTCTCAAGGTCAGTTGTTCACAACTTTAGCTACAAGATCTATTCTTGTCTCTCTGGTATCGGAAATAAACACATAAAATGTAAGAAGATAGCTTGGTTCTCATAGGTGTTTGTTTAGGGTTATTCGCAGCATGAGGAATAAGAAGACATCAACAGAGCAAAAGTTTAGGATTGCTAATTTACCCACGGGCGAGGATTGAAGAGACAAGAACATGGATACACTCTAATAATTAACAATATAATAGAAAGAATAGGAAAAGATTCAAAAAGATTCAAAAGTCGTCTGTAAAGTCGACTAATTCCTCACTGTATTAGATGAAATGACAATCAGATCACGCACAAGGCAAACTCAATACAAGCTCAATCCTTTCTCTGACAATCAATTTGGAACTTTAACTTAGGAGGTATCTGCAGCGGCTCTAAACATCTTATGTACTTCCGCGACTACGCGTAGATaaagaaatacaaaacaaaGGAACTTTTTATCAGCCTTCTTTCACAGTATGAAGTAAAAATTATGAACAAGTGAGGACCTTAAAAGTAGAAATATCTATAGCCGAGTTTGACAATTAACTCTAACAACATAGATAAATGAACCCTGTAGTTCATGCAATTGAAACTTGCCCATACATTCCTCAATTCCAACAGCACATTTCCCTGACTTAAGGTATGAATTGAGGTTGAAAGATTGGTTAAGGCAGACGGGGTTACAAAAGGGGGCATTCAGTAGCCTGTAGAGACGAACTGATAAAACAGCTTATGGATAGAAAGAACAAGAGTTTCAAATTTAACATGTCAAGGATTTCTCATTCCCTGTCATAAGTTCATAACTCAGCAATAATCGTGGCATATAGCCGACTGACCTGTGAAAACTCCGGTGTCATTATTTGGGGAAAAACCAAATTGAACAGGATCACAGGTGGTGCAGGAATATAAGTGGGAGTCTTTCAAATCCCAGATTCCCCAAAACTTAGTCCTATACGTGAAGAAGACAGCCACCTTTAGCTCAAATGAGACCAAACCCTGGGTGGTCTTCTCTTGAAAGATTTCAATGGCGTCAAAATCGCTGATATAGTGGTCCACTAAACCCAATTTAAAACTGACATGGCTGTGACCCGACGAGTTCACAAACACGGAAGGCAGCCGGTTGGTGGCGTAGTAGGGTGTGTAATACTTGAACAACGAGACGTCGATGGTGTCAACTGTGACGGTGACCTTCTGGTTGGGGTTTGTGGCAACAAGGGTGAAATTCCATGTGCCGGTTAACCTAGAGTCGTCAAGCTTGAATCCGGAGACGGTCGCCGACTCGATCTGGAATTCCACGTATTGAGGATTACCGAACAGCACAAATCTCCAGAACAAGGTATAGAGTAAAAAGAGTGACATCAAACCGGAGGCGAGTAACAATAGAACGGCATCTTTGTTGGCCTCTTCGTCTGTTCGGGGGTGATGAAGGTGCATCTCTCTCTGCGATCGTCTCTAAATCACTCAACTTTTTCTGTTTGCTTCtttttcagagagagagactggGAGTACTTCGAAGGAGTTTATAAGAACTCGATCTTGGAGTTGGTGTAGTACTTGTGTTCTAGATAGAGCTGGTTTTATCCATTCGAAATTGCCCCCGAGTTTTaccttaattaataattattgGTCCACCccctgatttttttaaattttctcaAAGAATCAATTTACAATTTTCACATGTCAATTACTGCTTATTATTTGGTGATGCACTGCTTATCAGTTTATGAATACCGTCGGCTCCAATAGTTTGGTTCGAATAAACGCAGTTTATGTCCTACTTTTCGTTTATTTACTCGACtgttattttatataaaaaaattattttgtctCAACCTCTTATATTCTTCTATTTTGATTGCGCTATCTATCTTTATCTCATTTTTTCACTATTCTCTTTACCATAACCACTTCTAAAACTCTAATTTACTTACCATCAAACCCCATAAActaataaattattatcaaGAAATAGTGTAACTCGCGACAGCGCATGGGTATTATAACCTAATAAAGTCCATTTGACGACATTATTCATGGATGACAATTGGATGTGTtactgtaacaaaaaaaatgaaaataaagaattacatttttaaataatgaatTAAATCGatgttccttcttcttttccgACACTATTATGTTTGAAATGTAAAGTTCATGGTTAAATGCACTGGGGAGTTCATAGTTAAATCATTTCTTCGGTTATCAGTACAATGACCGAATGACTAGTTTTTCATAAAACTTCCCCACTCCCTTAGATTTTTTCGCACACCCGTAGTTATGGTCAAGCTTCAAAATTTTCCCGATATTTCTAATATATCTTCTGATATCtccctttttaaaaaaaattatatacctTAAgtgtaaatattttattttttcccgtATATCAATTAATGAAAAAATTAGTCTACCAATTaatgttgattttgttttttgcacgaattttctcatttgaattagggaggcagtaagaatcttaattgttgcagccatgtttgaattttcttaccttttctcatttatttgctgtatgctttctttgacattctttggtgcaatAATTTATGGTGATTTTGTTATAGATtcatgcctctatatataggagaaacaaggtcaTTACTTTCCCTCAcaacccttggatcaaaagcaaatcaatggctgagataattctgctgagctcactggacctccgagtaatgatttggtcatatctccaTGTAGGAATGAGATATTGATTCGAtttcaaatcctacagaaactagactcacacagatttctatccatatatggtacATCTTCTAATTCGATCTAAGCTGTCCAcaggagcccgtcaaagttggactacgaatcttgacagctttttgattcttgcatggattgagattttaagtgcatatcttcttctttttaacaattctgatttatatgcacAAAAATATCTTCAAATACACCTTGGAAATCTATCTCCAACTTGATTTTAAAATCCAAATCCCAATAAGAAACTATCAATGCCGCACGACCTCTCCTTATTCTACTAGGAAACTGATTTTCAATCTCTCATCTTTCCTTGCGCAACTAGGATTTCTTTcctctccaacatggatttgttattcctaataagaatgagtatgttagaaacaaagaaataggaaaagatgaatcctactcgaacaaatGAATCATATcccaacaaggattcttaacattTAGcatgatttcatcatcaattcactcataatagatataagctctacctagacacttattcatacaaaagaaactaaaacatactaaataagaagtaacaaagagtaagaatatggcataaatgcattaagaacgtcacactttgtgctcctatcagtaactcatctgttacccaatatcatttaaaaatatatgtaatcatgagacactgggcaacccatcccaaaatcatttaaaaacacgggtactcatgagatccAGGCAATCCATATGTTTTccttcatgcagtacaccgacagacactgggcaatccatctggttacccaaaatcatttaaaacatgggtacacATGAAACCCAAgtacccatatgttacccttcatgcagtacaccgacagacactaggcaacccatctgttacctaatatcactcaaaa
This genomic interval carries:
- the LOC126802946 gene encoding uncharacterized protein LOC126802946 isoform X1, translated to MHLHHPRTDEEANKDAVLLLLASGLMSLFLLYTLFWRFVLFGNPQYVEFQIESATVSGFKLDDSRLTGTWNFTLVATNPNQKVTVTVDTIDVSLFKYYTPYYATNRLPSVFVNSSGHSHVSFKLGLVDHYISDFDAIEIFQEKTTQGLVSFELKVAVFFTYRTKFWGIWDLKDSHLYSCTTCDPVQFGFSPNNDTGVFTVEC
- the LOC126802946 gene encoding uncharacterized protein LOC126802946 isoform X2, whose amino-acid sequence is MPFYCYSPPIESATVSGFKLDDSRLTGTWNFTLVATNPNQKVTVTVDTIDVSLFKYYTPYYATNRLPSVFVNSSGHSHVSFKLGLVDHYISDFDAIEIFQEKTTQGLVSFELKVAVFFTYRTKFWGIWDLKDSHLYSCTTCDPVQFGFSPNNDTGVFTGQSAICHDYC